Proteins found in one Brevibacillus brevis genomic segment:
- a CDS encoding YheC/YheD family protein — MTASERSLGIMARCQGSHFVDKGYYKKLTLYGRKHGIRVFVFSPRQVNFSTRMVKGFEYRNGSWHAKDFPIPTFIYDRCFVGPSYRHYKPFVEKLQNDRNITFLGHGLSGKWQVHQMLVKSPLLAPLLPPTEIFSYPVLHATLEKYGAAIIKPMAGTHGIGVVRIKEMRSGYEASGRNRDNKPFTRRIHDTAGLKNFVSVFTAGRKFLVQPYLELHTPDGTPFDVRVLVQKNGLGKWGTTGKAVRLGDKRSITSNLHGGGKATPLASFLPLHFTSAKAARIEQTINRVAEELPRFLEESHGRLVELGIDIGIDTAGNVWIIEVNSRPGRTVFRMIDDPTAQLHSITQPVRYAQYLMKERVGG; from the coding sequence ATGACAGCATCCGAGAGAAGTCTTGGCATCATGGCCCGGTGCCAAGGCTCCCACTTTGTAGACAAAGGGTACTACAAAAAGCTTACGCTCTATGGACGCAAGCACGGTATTCGCGTCTTCGTTTTTTCACCACGTCAGGTTAACTTTTCCACGCGTATGGTAAAAGGCTTCGAATATCGCAATGGGTCCTGGCACGCGAAAGACTTCCCAATCCCCACCTTTATCTATGATCGTTGCTTTGTGGGCCCATCTTATCGCCACTATAAACCATTTGTGGAAAAGTTGCAAAACGATCGCAACATTACGTTTTTGGGGCATGGTCTGTCTGGAAAATGGCAGGTGCACCAGATGCTCGTTAAGTCCCCTCTCCTCGCCCCGCTGCTACCACCTACTGAAATATTCTCATATCCTGTGCTTCATGCAACCTTGGAAAAATACGGGGCAGCCATCATTAAACCTATGGCGGGAACTCACGGTATTGGCGTCGTGAGAATCAAAGAAATGCGCAGTGGCTATGAAGCTTCCGGACGAAACCGGGACAATAAACCTTTCACCAGGCGAATTCATGACACTGCCGGATTAAAAAATTTTGTGTCAGTCTTTACTGCCGGCCGCAAGTTCCTGGTACAGCCCTATTTGGAGTTGCATACCCCGGATGGTACCCCATTCGATGTCCGTGTTCTCGTTCAAAAAAACGGGCTGGGTAAATGGGGAACAACGGGCAAAGCTGTGCGCCTGGGAGACAAACGCAGTATCACCTCCAATTTGCACGGAGGAGGGAAAGCAACACCTCTGGCCTCTTTCCTGCCCCTTCACTTCACATCCGCAAAAGCGGCACGCATCGAGCAAACAATCAACCGAGTGGCGGAAGAACTTCCCCGTTTTTTGGAAGAGTCACACGGCAGACTCGTTGAGCTGGGAATCGATATTGGCATCGACACCGCAGGTAATGTTTGGATCATCGAGGTAAACAGCAGACCAGGGCGAACTGTTTTTCGCATGATTGACGACCCGACTGCGCAACTGCATTCGATTACTCAGCCTGTTCGCTACGCCCAATATCTCATGAAAGAGCGTGTAGGAGGTTAA
- a CDS encoding YheC/YheD family protein: METFRMRLRFLSNPRISGIILPATLFQQLQLRQRQKIKVLLGKKEVVATVLQDKRNPDTNVMKVTTLLQTELGIPHPGLIQLKLEGSALRIGPSIGIVTTGIRRDPKQPIGSRTSFFYNLLQAQEGKGVFYYIFSPNDVDWESNTVKAWFLRRNKSGGYFWKKHVTAMPDVVYDRIPSRSAEKHEAVQEFKYRLASYPNLPMFNQGFFNKWGVHQLLYPNPEVNEHIPETYTSPSLTTVRNLLRKYPIVYLKPKNGSLGYGIVKVVRQAGGGFTASYHTGSGNVKRQFSKLSSLYQHVFRSRRVSAYLAQQGISLMTFHGRPFDFRVHLHKNQQNEWVVSCTAAKVAGSGSVTTHVRTGGTVIPGDDLLQHLFGKQKALMTQRISDASIRLATAIELAKGIDLGELGLDMGIDTQGHVWMFEANSKPGRSIFKHARLRQADQESRKLLVDYSCYLANF; the protein is encoded by the coding sequence ATGGAAACGTTCAGAATGCGGCTTCGCTTCCTTTCCAACCCACGTATCAGTGGGATTATCCTGCCAGCTACTCTCTTCCAACAGCTACAGCTACGGCAACGCCAAAAAATTAAAGTCTTACTGGGTAAAAAGGAAGTAGTCGCAACTGTCTTACAAGATAAACGCAATCCGGATACGAACGTCATGAAAGTGACAACGCTCTTGCAAACGGAGCTGGGCATTCCTCATCCTGGCTTGATCCAGCTCAAACTAGAGGGCTCCGCACTCCGGATCGGTCCTTCCATCGGGATCGTTACGACTGGCATCAGACGAGATCCCAAGCAACCAATTGGCTCTCGCACCTCGTTTTTTTACAATTTGTTACAGGCACAAGAAGGGAAAGGCGTTTTCTACTATATATTTTCCCCAAACGATGTGGACTGGGAATCCAATACGGTCAAAGCGTGGTTTTTGCGTAGAAACAAGTCAGGTGGATACTTTTGGAAAAAGCATGTTACCGCTATGCCCGACGTCGTCTATGATCGCATTCCCTCTCGTTCGGCAGAAAAACATGAAGCCGTTCAGGAATTCAAGTATCGACTCGCCAGCTACCCCAATTTACCGATGTTCAATCAGGGCTTTTTTAACAAATGGGGCGTGCACCAACTGCTGTACCCGAATCCAGAAGTGAATGAGCATATCCCGGAGACTTACACCTCTCCGTCCCTTACAACAGTTCGAAACTTGCTTCGTAAATACCCTATCGTTTATTTGAAGCCCAAAAATGGAAGTCTCGGGTACGGAATTGTCAAAGTTGTTCGCCAGGCCGGCGGTGGCTTTACTGCCTCTTATCATACAGGCAGCGGCAATGTCAAAAGACAATTTTCCAAGCTGTCCAGCCTTTATCAGCATGTCTTCCGTAGTCGCCGGGTCAGTGCGTATCTGGCACAACAGGGCATTTCGCTCATGACCTTCCATGGACGACCGTTTGATTTCCGTGTTCACTTGCATAAAAATCAGCAAAATGAGTGGGTCGTCTCCTGCACGGCAGCCAAGGTTGCTGGTTCTGGCAGCGTAACTACCCACGTACGCACTGGTGGAACTGTCATCCCCGGCGATGACCTGTTACAACACCTGTTTGGCAAACAAAAAGCCCTCATGACCCAGCGAATTTCCGATGCCTCGATCCGACTCGCTACCGCGATTGAACTGGCAAAAGGAATCGATTTAGGCGAATTGGGGCTGGACATGGGGATTGATACGCAAGGTCATGTCTGGATGTTCGAAGCGAATTCCAAGCCTGGCCGTTCTATTTTCAAGCACGCCCGTCTCAGGCAGGCTGATCAAGAATCACGCAAGCTGCTCGTCGATTATAGCTGTTACTTGGCCAATTTCTAG